The Thermodesulfobacterium sp. TA1 sequence TTTCTGCAAGAATATGAAAAATATCATCATAGCCTTTTATTATAGCAATTTTAAGAGATTCGTCATTAAACTCAATTCCTTGTTTTAAAAGAAACAAAGAAACTTCTTTATGTTTTCTCCTGAGAAATTCATTTAAAAAATTTGCTCCGACCGATTTCTTTATATCCCAGCCCTTTTTAAGGCAAACCTCAAAAATTTCTATGATTTTTTTATAGTCTCTTTCTCCGAAAGCAAGTCCATATAGCGGGATCTCTCCTCTGTTATCTTTCAAATTAAAATCAGCACCATTTTCTATAAGAAAAATAATAAAATCTTCATTCATAAAATTGTAAGCAATAGCATCATGGAGAGGTGTTCTGCCATCTTTATCTTTGGCGTTAATATCAGCTCCTTTTGCCAAAAGAATTTTGACCATGTTAAGGTCTCCCTCTCGGGCTGCGTAATGAAGCAAAGTCTTACCATTGTCATCACGAACGTTTACATCCTTTTGATTAAGGATGTATTTTTTCATTAATTCAATATTGTCCGAGCCTTTCTTCATTTCTGATCCTTTGTCAACGAAATATCGTTGGAATATTTCATCATTAGATCGAGAATATGAGACAGATGGGAAAAGAAAGAAGTATCCTGCAAAAAAAGCACAAATTATTGTGATTATCAATATTCTATGCTGACCCTTTTCCATCATTTCTCCCACCACCTTTCAAGATTTTCTATTTTTCTTATAGTTATAGTCTCACCTAAATTTATTATAGCTTCGTAGCCTTCTTGTATCAAATAGGATTTATTTTTAATATTATCGGTAAATTCAACTTCTCCTTCTATTACCGAAATTTTTATAATGTGCCCATCTTCTCTTTCCACAACAAATTCAGTTCCTCTGGGTGTGGTAACAGCATCAGTAGGTACTTTACTACAATTCGGCCTCCCTACAGTAATCTTACATAATTCAATTCTAAGTTTTTTTATGGATTT is a genomic window containing:
- a CDS encoding ankyrin repeat domain-containing protein, whose protein sequence is MEKGQHRILIITIICAFFAGYFFLFPSVSYSRSNDEIFQRYFVDKGSEMKKGSDNIELMKKYILNQKDVNVRDDNGKTLLHYAAREGDLNMVKILLAKGADINAKDKDGRTPLHDAIAYNFMNEDFIIFLIENGADFNLKDNRGEIPLYGLAFGERDYKKIIEIFEVCLKKGWDIKKSVGANFLNEFLRRKHKEVSLFLLKQGIEFNDESLKIAIIKGYDDIFHILAEKGANLKQKNIIKFTCMADIENVNIIKILIEKGNIPNEEDVDACTFKGHKSAAIFLSDFIQRTQGKKIDIKKRCYLPPLPGTCKGLFEGAYFSNFDKTCHTFVHGGCGGHVVPFDSIEACKKICEGN
- a CDS encoding FecR domain-containing protein produces the protein MGCSRRIQKSIKKLRIELCKITVGRPNCSKVPTDAVTTPRGTEFVVEREDGHIIKISVIEGEVEFTDNIKNKSYLIQEGYEAIINLGETITIRKIENLERWWEK